One Chryseobacterium wanjuense genomic region harbors:
- the chrP gene encoding chryseobasin maturation metalloprotease ChrP has translation MKFEKKSLKFLEKYLNTSSPTGYEQEGQKIWMDYIRPYVDKIEVDHYGTCYGIINPDAEFKVVIEAHADEISWYVNYITDDGLIYVIRNGGSDQLIAPSKVVHIHGENGIVKGVFGWPAIHTRANQNEPIPKIENIFIDCGATTKKEVEEMGIYVGCMITYPDEFFEMNDRYFVCRALDNRIGGFMIAEVARLLKENKKTIPFGLYITNSVQEEVGLYGADMIADTIKPNIAIVTDVTHDTTTPMIEKKKEGDQKCGAGPVVFFAPSVHHTIRELIIDTAKAKKIPYQRAAASRATGTDTDAFAHSNGGVPSALISLPLRYMHTTVEMVSKEDVGNVIKLIYETVLKIKPEMKLKYH, from the coding sequence ATGAAATTTGAGAAGAAATCTTTAAAATTTTTAGAAAAATATTTAAATACTTCATCGCCAACAGGTTACGAACAAGAAGGCCAAAAAATCTGGATGGACTACATCAGACCTTATGTAGATAAAATTGAAGTAGATCATTACGGAACTTGCTATGGCATAATCAATCCCGATGCCGAATTTAAAGTAGTGATTGAAGCTCATGCAGATGAAATTTCATGGTACGTAAATTACATTACCGACGACGGATTGATCTACGTAATCCGAAACGGAGGCTCTGATCAGCTCATTGCTCCGTCAAAAGTTGTTCACATTCACGGAGAAAACGGAATTGTAAAAGGTGTTTTCGGATGGCCTGCCATTCATACCAGAGCCAACCAGAACGAACCAATTCCAAAAATCGAAAATATCTTTATCGACTGTGGTGCTACTACCAAAAAAGAAGTTGAAGAAATGGGAATTTATGTCGGCTGCATGATCACCTATCCCGATGAATTCTTTGAAATGAACGACCGTTATTTTGTGTGCAGGGCTTTAGACAACAGAATCGGCGGATTCATGATTGCAGAAGTGGCAAGACTTTTAAAGGAAAATAAAAAAACAATCCCGTTCGGATTATATATTACCAATTCCGTTCAGGAAGAAGTCGGTTTGTATGGAGCTGATATGATCGCAGATACGATTAAACCGAACATTGCGATCGTTACAGACGTTACCCACGACACAACAACACCCATGATCGAAAAGAAAAAAGAAGGTGACCAAAAATGCGGAGCCGGACCGGTAGTTTTCTTTGCACCAAGCGTTCATCACACCATCAGAGAGTTGATTATTGATACGGCAAAAGCTAAAAAAATACCTTACCAGAGAGCAGCTGCAAGCAGAGCAACAGGAACAGATACAGATGCCTTCGCCCACTCAAACGGAGGTGTACCAAGTGCATTAATTTCCTTACCTTTGCGCTACATGCATACAACGGTGGAAATGGTATCTAAAGAAGACGTAGGAAATGTGATCAAACTGATCTATGAAACTGTTCTGAAGATCAAGCCTGAAATGAAATTGAAGTATCATTAA
- a CDS encoding peptidylprolyl isomerase has protein sequence MNVDKETYEGLNDGLYANLQTTKGNMIVKFEDKKAPVTVANFIGLAEGKIDNKAKAKGVPYYDGTIFHRVIKDFMIQGGDPQGTGMGDPGYKFEDEKNDLHHTGKGVLSMANSGPNTNGSQFFITEVATPWLDGRHTIFGKVVKGEDVIDAIANVEKGAQDKPKTDIVLEKVSIFSKGDEYKNYDAAKTFTEGKAKIAENNKAYLAKEEAEKKKKEEEFKANQEKMVENLKAGMQKTESGLYYKITKTTDGKAPKAGDNVSVHYAGKLVDGTEFDSSFKRNEPIEIPIGMGRVIKGWDEGILLLKEGETATLLIPPAMGYGERGAGGVIPPNAWLIFDVELVKVK, from the coding sequence ATGAACGTAGACAAAGAAACTTACGAAGGTCTTAATGACGGACTTTATGCAAATCTTCAGACGACAAAAGGTAACATGATCGTAAAGTTTGAGGATAAAAAAGCACCTGTAACTGTAGCTAATTTTATTGGTCTTGCAGAAGGAAAAATCGACAACAAAGCTAAGGCTAAAGGAGTTCCTTATTATGACGGAACGATTTTCCACAGAGTGATCAAAGATTTCATGATCCAAGGGGGAGATCCTCAGGGAACGGGAATGGGAGATCCCGGATATAAATTTGAAGACGAGAAAAACGATCTTCACCACACAGGAAAAGGAGTGCTTTCTATGGCGAATTCCGGACCAAATACAAACGGTTCTCAGTTCTTCATCACGGAAGTTGCTACCCCTTGGCTAGACGGAAGACACACGATCTTCGGAAAAGTGGTAAAAGGTGAAGATGTGATCGATGCGATTGCCAACGTAGAAAAAGGAGCTCAGGATAAGCCTAAAACAGATATCGTTTTAGAAAAAGTTTCTATTTTCAGCAAAGGCGACGAGTACAAAAACTACGATGCAGCAAAGACTTTCACGGAAGGAAAAGCTAAAATCGCTGAAAATAACAAGGCTTACTTAGCGAAAGAAGAAGCTGAAAAGAAGAAAAAAGAAGAAGAATTCAAAGCAAATCAGGAAAAAATGGTTGAAAACCTGAAAGCCGGAATGCAAAAAACTGAATCTGGTCTTTACTATAAAATCACGAAAACTACTGACGGAAAAGCTCCGAAAGCAGGTGACAATGTTTCTGTACATTATGCAGGAAAATTAGTAGACGGAACAGAGTTCGATTCTTCATTCAAGAGAAACGAGCCGATCGAAATTCCTATCGGAATGGGAAGAGTGATCAAAGGTTGGGACGAAGGTATTCTTTTGTTAAAAGAAGGAGAAACTGCTACATTATTGATTCCGCCGGCAATGGGCTACGGAGAAAGAGGAGCAGGAGGGGTAATCCCGCCAAATGCATGGTTGATTTTCGATGTGGAGCTTGTAAAAGTAAAATAA
- a CDS encoding branched-chain amino acid aminotransferase, which translates to MIIQKTENSRISTFDPNNFSFGNTFIDHMIICEYENGKWGDVKLVPYGPLMFTPAMMGVNYGQACFEGMKAYKDKDGQVFLFRPEKNFERINKSAKRLAMPEVTEEMFLDGLKALVDIDRDWIPSGEGMSLYIRPLIFATEEALKARVANKYMFAIVATPAKSYYTEPVSVKISDHYSRAASGGVGSAKAAGNYAASFYPTQLAIEEGYEQIIWTDDSTHEYFEESGTMNVFVRINDTIYTPPTSEKILDGVTRDSFIQLARRRGIEVKIEPIKVKDVVEAQRNGTLKEVWGVGTAVVTTVFQALGYNGEKLALPRLSDEESYAVILKNDLVDIQTNHAEDPFGWRVLVDHVLETV; encoded by the coding sequence ATGATAATTCAAAAAACTGAAAACTCCCGAATTTCTACATTCGACCCAAACAATTTTTCATTTGGAAATACTTTTATTGATCACATGATAATATGCGAGTATGAAAATGGAAAATGGGGTGATGTGAAATTAGTTCCTTACGGTCCTTTGATGTTTACTCCTGCCATGATGGGTGTCAACTACGGACAAGCTTGTTTTGAAGGCATGAAAGCCTACAAAGACAAAGACGGACAGGTTTTCCTTTTCAGGCCTGAAAAGAATTTTGAACGTATCAACAAGTCGGCAAAGCGTCTTGCAATGCCAGAAGTAACTGAAGAAATGTTTTTGGACGGGCTAAAAGCATTAGTGGATATCGACAGAGACTGGATTCCTTCGGGAGAAGGTATGTCTTTGTACATCAGACCATTGATTTTTGCTACTGAAGAAGCTTTGAAAGCGAGAGTAGCTAATAAATATATGTTCGCGATCGTTGCAACACCGGCAAAAAGCTATTATACAGAACCTGTTTCTGTGAAAATTTCAGATCACTATTCAAGAGCGGCAAGCGGTGGAGTTGGTTCTGCTAAAGCTGCCGGAAATTATGCTGCATCTTTCTATCCTACGCAATTGGCGATCGAAGAAGGATACGAGCAGATTATCTGGACAGATGATTCTACTCACGAATATTTCGAAGAAAGTGGAACAATGAATGTTTTCGTAAGAATTAACGATACCATTTACACGCCACCAACTTCTGAAAAAATCTTAGACGGTGTTACAAGAGACAGCTTTATCCAACTGGCAAGAAGAAGAGGAATCGAAGTAAAAATAGAACCAATTAAAGTAAAAGACGTTGTAGAAGCTCAGAGAAACGGAACTCTGAAAGAAGTTTGGGGCGTAGGAACAGCTGTTGTGACTACCGTTTTCCAGGCGTTAGGATACAACGGTGAAAAATTGGCTTTACCAAGACTTTCGGATGAAGAAAGCTATGCAGTTATTTTGAAAAACGATTTAGTTGATATACAGACCAACCATGCAGAAGATCCTTTCGGATGGAGAGTATTGGTTGATCATGTTTTGGAAACGGTTTAA
- a CDS encoding FKBP-type peptidyl-prolyl cis-trans isomerase, which produces MKKILFISVLGLLSCSKNAQTHPPVGGVLSKNDLEVSRNRMKNLNTQERMQIQEWINDQPVKFYPTQLNYWVNAEGFDQRQRRQDNSFISYSYDLYDFDQTKIYDKPFERRDARFGHFDELKAVEDALRFIHDGEEVTLLVPSSLAYGTYGDEKKIDNDIPLIIKLKAL; this is translated from the coding sequence ATGAAAAAAATACTCTTCATATCGGTACTGGGTCTACTGAGCTGCAGCAAGAATGCGCAGACTCATCCCCCTGTTGGCGGAGTTCTCAGCAAGAATGACCTTGAGGTTTCCAGAAACAGGATGAAAAACCTTAATACACAGGAAAGAATGCAGATCCAGGAATGGATCAATGATCAGCCTGTGAAATTTTACCCGACGCAGCTTAATTATTGGGTAAATGCAGAAGGTTTCGACCAGAGACAGAGAAGACAGGACAATTCCTTCATTTCCTATTCTTATGATCTGTACGATTTTGATCAGACCAAGATCTATGACAAACCGTTTGAAAGAAGAGACGCCCGATTCGGACACTTTGATGAATTAAAAGCTGTAGAAGATGCTTTGCGTTTTATACATGATGGTGAGGAAGTTACACTTTTAGTTCCATCTTCTCTCGCATACGGAACTTACGGAGACGAGAAGAAAATCGACAACGATATTCCATTAATCATAAAATTAAAAGCATTATAA
- a CDS encoding M28 family peptidase gives MKKIFIIIPLFLGGFLFSQKKPQKKPAKKTTVAAKFNYHDEFKKISDEIMTNGTAYNNLGELTKGIGSRFSATPGYTKAVEWAEKKFKEIGIEMIWRQEAKAPVWIRGKESLQIKAGNGDWKNIRMLSFGNSEGTGGKDLTGEIVLINSTSELNALSVGQLKDKIVFVNLPMDPKIINTSDSYLITAKSKLISASVIAKTGAKALIIRSLTTANDDIPHAKMIYYEPDDKVKIPALSIGVRSADELEKLLKKQKVIAKLNMTAESKGDTTNPNIIAEIPGKKDSKVILLGAQLDSWDFGEGAIDDGTGVVQCIEVLRTLKALGFENNHTIRVVLFANSENGGQGREMYAAYVKKKEEKHIFALGTDAGGYSPRGFSLDMSPQRRRLIFPWKEYFLPYGVYDFDQTDAIQDVSPLKKLDIPLAELVVDTQRYFDYHHSVEDTFDKVNKRELLLGAVAMTQMIFMIDKNW, from the coding sequence ATGAAAAAAATCTTCATTATAATTCCACTCTTTTTGGGTGGATTTTTATTTTCTCAAAAAAAACCTCAGAAAAAACCGGCAAAAAAGACAACGGTCGCTGCAAAATTCAACTATCATGATGAATTTAAAAAGATTTCAGACGAAATCATGACCAACGGAACCGCATATAATAACCTTGGAGAACTCACGAAAGGGATCGGATCCCGTTTCAGCGCTACTCCCGGCTATACAAAAGCCGTAGAATGGGCAGAAAAAAAGTTTAAGGAGATCGGCATTGAAATGATTTGGAGACAGGAAGCAAAAGCTCCGGTCTGGATCAGGGGAAAAGAATCTTTGCAGATAAAAGCAGGAAACGGAGACTGGAAAAACATCAGAATGTTATCTTTCGGAAACTCGGAAGGAACTGGTGGAAAAGATCTTACCGGAGAAATTGTTTTAATTAACAGCACTTCTGAGCTTAATGCCTTATCCGTAGGACAATTAAAAGACAAAATCGTCTTCGTGAATCTTCCGATGGATCCGAAAATCATCAACACCAGCGATTCATATTTAATTACTGCAAAATCAAAATTAATTTCCGCTTCTGTGATTGCTAAAACAGGAGCAAAAGCTTTAATTATAAGATCTTTAACGACCGCTAATGACGATATACCCCATGCTAAAATGATCTACTATGAGCCAGATGATAAGGTGAAAATTCCTGCTTTATCGATCGGGGTAAGATCTGCGGACGAACTTGAAAAGCTATTAAAAAAGCAAAAAGTCATCGCAAAGCTCAACATGACCGCCGAATCAAAAGGCGACACTACCAATCCGAATATCATTGCTGAAATTCCGGGTAAAAAAGATTCTAAAGTGATTCTTTTGGGAGCCCAGCTCGATTCCTGGGATTTTGGAGAAGGCGCAATTGACGACGGAACCGGGGTTGTACAATGTATCGAAGTTTTAAGAACATTAAAAGCACTTGGCTTTGAAAATAATCATACAATCAGGGTTGTACTGTTTGCCAACAGTGAAAACGGCGGACAGGGACGCGAAATGTATGCTGCCTATGTAAAGAAAAAAGAGGAAAAGCATATTTTTGCTTTGGGAACGGATGCAGGAGGCTACTCACCAAGAGGATTTTCACTGGATATGTCGCCACAAAGAAGAAGATTGATTTTTCCATGGAAAGAATATTTCCTTCCTTACGGGGTTTATGATTTTGACCAGACAGATGCCATTCAGGATGTTTCTCCTCTGAAAAAGCTGGATATTCCTTTGGCTGAGCTCGTTGTAGACACCCAAAGATATTTCGATTACCACCACTCTGTAGAAGATACTTTCGACAAAGTAAACAAGAGAGAGCTTCTTCTAGGTGCAGTTGCCATGACACAAATGATCTTTATGATTGATAAAAATTGGTAG
- a CDS encoding DUF4294 domain-containing protein yields the protein MNFSKIICLFLFFFGVSAFGQKDSVYAKPLSQYPPELLKTDEFGKKYYYDERQKMKVYEINGETVIVMDELVLINKPKFNNQLDRNYYFFLNKKLYRVYPLFLTALQQYRDIQKEMTDLDSKAKRRYIKDRQNMLADQYEKQLRDLTTTEGQVFAKLMNRATGKNVYEIIKELRGGWSAFWWNVKGKMADIDLKDKYDPYQNRTDEYLESLLQSNWNSGYLQPYPGASEFKVTRK from the coding sequence ATGAATTTTAGTAAGATTATTTGTCTTTTTCTTTTCTTTTTTGGGGTCAGTGCTTTTGGTCAGAAGGATTCTGTGTACGCAAAACCTTTAAGCCAATATCCTCCTGAATTACTGAAAACAGATGAATTTGGAAAAAAGTACTACTATGACGAAAGGCAGAAGATGAAGGTGTATGAAATCAACGGAGAAACTGTAATTGTCATGGATGAACTGGTTTTAATCAACAAGCCGAAATTCAATAATCAACTAGACAGAAATTATTATTTTTTCCTTAATAAAAAGCTATACAGAGTGTATCCTTTATTCCTTACGGCACTTCAGCAGTACAGAGATATCCAGAAAGAAATGACTGATCTCGACAGCAAAGCAAAAAGAAGATACATCAAAGACAGGCAGAATATGTTGGCCGATCAGTATGAAAAGCAACTGAGAGATCTTACAACAACAGAAGGACAGGTATTCGCAAAGCTGATGAACAGGGCAACTGGAAAGAATGTCTACGAAATCATCAAAGAACTGAGAGGTGGATGGAGCGCTTTCTGGTGGAATGTAAAAGGAAAAATGGCAGATATCGACCTGAAAGACAAATATGATCCTTATCAGAACAGAACCGACGAGTATTTGGAATCTTTACTGCAATCCAACTGGAATTCCGGCTATCTGCAGCCATATCCCGGAGCAAGCGAGTTCAAAGTAACAAGAAAATAA
- a CDS encoding DUF6261 family protein, whose protein sequence is MKKLTSVDLSRLHHAEFGQFIVRLFEDFSNSGLNANTDEDFKRMFTNIQAQIPVYTAALDQIKANDESARMADADKIRDADLRALRDALKPYRNAKTQTEKDAYNTVKLLLNEYKNVQHASYEEETSKLNILVEKLLSSEYSFHVSALGIVKFANHLSDSNAAFNTIFARRTYQTSQQPTFDVKALRKILTHDYKQMTNYIVTLANVKDQVFYKDVLTVINNVRNYFSNIILSRNGIKKKV, encoded by the coding sequence ATGAAAAAATTGACATCGGTGGATCTTTCACGGTTACACCATGCAGAGTTTGGACAATTCATTGTCCGTCTCTTCGAAGATTTCAGCAACTCAGGTTTAAACGCCAATACTGATGAGGATTTTAAAAGAATGTTTACGAATATTCAGGCTCAGATCCCGGTTTACACTGCTGCTCTCGATCAGATAAAAGCTAATGATGAATCGGCGAGAATGGCTGATGCAGATAAGATACGCGATGCGGATCTACGGGCGTTGCGCGATGCTTTAAAACCATACAGGAATGCAAAAACCCAAACAGAGAAAGATGCCTATAACACAGTAAAACTATTGCTGAACGAGTACAAAAATGTACAGCACGCATCTTACGAAGAAGAAACCAGCAAGCTGAATATACTTGTTGAAAAACTTCTCTCTTCAGAATACAGCTTCCATGTGTCTGCATTGGGGATTGTGAAATTTGCGAATCACCTGTCTGATTCTAATGCCGCATTCAACACAATTTTTGCAAGGCGCACTTATCAGACATCACAACAGCCGACATTCGACGTGAAGGCATTGAGGAAAATCCTCACCCACGACTATAAACAGATGACGAACTACATCGTAACCTTAGCCAACGTAAAAGACCAGGTTTTTTACAAAGATGTATTAACCGTCATCAACAATGTGAGAAACTATTTTTCGAATATTATCCTTTCGAGAAATGGTATTAAAAAAAAAGTTTAA
- the mnmD gene encoding tRNA (5-methylaminomethyl-2-thiouridine)(34)-methyltransferase MnmD: protein MKREIKTTNDGSKTLFINDLNENYHSHHGALQEAEHVFIKNGLNLINDYEINILELGFGTGLNVLVTINEYLKTDKNHIINYFTLEKYPINESEINDLAYFELFDNEEFKNIYQKIHQADWEKPVEIINGFNLKKIQCDFFDLKDIDLPKINLVYYDCFGARVQPDLWEKPLFEMVSDKMAVNGLLTTYSSKGSVRRILQELNFQVEKKQGPPGKREMINAVKL, encoded by the coding sequence TTGAAAAGAGAAATTAAGACCACAAACGACGGCAGTAAAACATTGTTTATCAATGATTTAAATGAAAACTATCATTCTCACCACGGAGCCCTTCAGGAAGCAGAACACGTGTTTATCAAAAATGGATTAAATTTAATAAATGATTACGAAATTAATATTTTAGAACTCGGTTTTGGAACAGGTTTGAATGTTTTGGTGACAATTAATGAATATTTAAAAACTGACAAAAATCATATCATCAATTATTTTACACTGGAAAAATATCCCATAAATGAATCGGAAATTAACGATTTGGCATATTTTGAGCTTTTCGATAACGAGGAATTTAAAAATATTTATCAAAAAATTCATCAAGCAGATTGGGAGAAACCGGTTGAAATTATTAATGGATTTAACCTAAAAAAGATACAATGTGATTTTTTCGATCTGAAAGACATTGATTTACCGAAGATTAACCTCGTGTACTACGATTGTTTCGGAGCCAGAGTACAACCCGATCTGTGGGAAAAACCTTTATTTGAAATGGTTTCCGACAAAATGGCTGTTAACGGACTTTTAACAACTTACTCATCAAAAGGCAGTGTAAGAAGAATCCTGCAGGAGCTGAACTTCCAGGTTGAGAAGAAACAGGGGCCTCCGGGAAAAAGAGAGATGATTAATGCGGTGAAACTGTAG
- a CDS encoding aspartyl protease family protein has translation MKNIFCSFFAFCSILISAQGKRFFENGEVQLRNPVEKINLNYANELPFVKVTINGKMYNFLFDSGAPTVISQTIYKELNLEKKHRSKVKDSQKNKHEQIFTELPEMTIDHVVFKKIGAIVLDLSSAELGCLKVDGLIGANQMAKLFWRINYSENSLEATKDLSLFDLSGYDITIPFLTQTQKTPMIETKILDKNIKLTFDTGASGRLRIADQNFDSKKATRAVETFGTSAVGAFGAGKPVAGYIFRAEDMTLGNKNFPNQLIATGGSDLIGNEFFKDFAFIFDWKNSKIYMKRIKETPAKLETFGFSYRFIDLKPVVTFVFKEDNFPLKIGDSIISINNINLENLDQDGACHYTLNRIERDQETIDIKIKRDGKILDVTMKKKEYLQ, from the coding sequence ATGAAAAATATTTTCTGTTCGTTTTTTGCTTTTTGCAGTATTCTGATTTCCGCGCAGGGAAAAAGATTTTTTGAAAATGGGGAAGTGCAGCTTCGGAATCCTGTTGAGAAAATTAATCTGAACTATGCGAATGAACTTCCTTTTGTGAAGGTGACAATCAATGGGAAAATGTATAATTTTCTGTTTGATTCCGGTGCGCCGACGGTCATTTCACAAACCATCTACAAAGAACTGAACCTTGAGAAAAAACACAGAAGCAAAGTAAAAGACTCACAGAAAAACAAACATGAACAGATCTTTACGGAACTTCCGGAAATGACCATCGATCATGTGGTTTTCAAGAAAATCGGAGCCATTGTCCTGGATCTCAGTTCCGCAGAACTCGGCTGTCTGAAAGTTGACGGACTGATTGGGGCAAACCAGATGGCCAAGTTGTTTTGGAGAATCAATTATTCCGAGAACTCACTGGAAGCAACGAAAGATTTGTCGCTTTTTGATCTTTCGGGGTACGACATTACCATTCCTTTTCTGACGCAGACCCAAAAAACTCCGATGATTGAAACTAAAATTTTAGATAAAAACATAAAACTGACTTTCGATACAGGCGCTTCGGGAAGGTTGAGAATTGCAGATCAGAATTTTGATTCCAAAAAAGCTACACGAGCTGTTGAAACCTTCGGGACAAGTGCTGTCGGAGCTTTCGGGGCGGGAAAACCTGTTGCAGGATATATTTTCAGGGCAGAAGACATGACGTTGGGCAATAAAAACTTTCCCAACCAGCTCATCGCAACCGGAGGTTCGGATCTTATCGGAAACGAATTTTTCAAAGATTTTGCTTTTATTTTCGACTGGAAAAACAGCAAGATTTATATGAAAAGAATCAAGGAAACGCCCGCCAAACTGGAAACTTTCGGGTTTAGCTATCGTTTTATTGACCTGAAACCGGTGGTGACATTTGTATTTAAAGAAGACAATTTCCCTTTGAAAATCGGGGATTCCATCATCAGTATCAACAATATCAATCTGGAGAATCTGGATCAGGACGGTGCCTGTCATTACACCCTCAACAGGATAGAACGCGATCAGGAAACCATTGATATCAAAATAAAAAGAGACGGAAAGATTTTAGATGTTACAATGAAAAAGAAAGAATATTTACAGTAA
- a CDS encoding M28 family peptidase has protein sequence MKKILGTSLLLLSITIFGQTKQDSIQFAEISKEILNNGKSYTELKDLTKNIGHRLSGSEAYEKSVKWAEQKLREAGADKVWLQEVMIPVWVRGKESLQIKTQDGKWRNLKMLSLGNSEGTGGKDISGEIIMVKSLEEYEKLPNEKVKDKIVFFNYPFSQTFIETFKGYGDAAKYRVNAASLAAKKGGKFAIIRSLSSAFDDVPHTGAMRYENDNKIPAVAIGNTTADELEVLLKSQKITAKLNSNCGMKGEKLSHSVIGEITGKKDKNVIVVGGHLDSWDVGEGAHDDGAGIVQSIEVLRTFKKMGIPNNHTIRVVCFANEENGLKGGIQYGKTAKDNNEKHLFAIESDAGGFAPRGVSLEMDDEKRKQIKSWSNLFFPYGVYHFEGTYSGADISPLHAMGVPTAELVPDSQRYFDIHHTVEDTFDKVNRRELLLGAVAMTQLIYMIDKNW, from the coding sequence ATGAAAAAGATATTAGGAACGTCATTACTTCTTCTGAGCATTACAATTTTTGGCCAGACAAAGCAGGACTCCATACAATTTGCAGAAATTTCTAAAGAAATTCTGAATAACGGTAAAAGTTACACCGAATTAAAAGATTTAACTAAAAATATCGGTCACCGTTTGAGCGGTTCCGAAGCGTATGAAAAGTCCGTAAAATGGGCAGAACAAAAGCTCCGTGAAGCCGGTGCTGACAAAGTATGGCTTCAGGAAGTCATGATTCCGGTTTGGGTAAGAGGAAAAGAATCTTTACAGATAAAAACCCAGGACGGAAAATGGAGAAACCTGAAAATGCTCTCTCTGGGAAATTCAGAAGGAACAGGCGGAAAAGATATTTCCGGAGAAATTATCATGGTAAAATCTCTTGAAGAATACGAAAAACTTCCTAATGAAAAGGTAAAAGATAAGATTGTTTTCTTCAACTACCCTTTTAGTCAGACTTTCATCGAAACTTTTAAAGGATATGGTGATGCGGCAAAATATAGGGTGAATGCAGCTTCTCTGGCTGCGAAAAAAGGAGGAAAATTTGCAATCATACGTTCACTTTCTTCGGCTTTTGACGATGTGCCACACACAGGAGCGATGCGTTATGAAAACGACAATAAAATCCCGGCTGTTGCGATTGGAAACACCACTGCGGATGAATTGGAAGTACTTTTAAAATCTCAAAAAATAACCGCAAAACTGAACTCCAACTGCGGAATGAAAGGGGAAAAACTTTCCCATTCCGTGATTGGTGAAATTACTGGTAAAAAGGATAAAAATGTCATCGTTGTTGGCGGTCACCTTGATTCCTGGGATGTTGGCGAAGGCGCACATGATGACGGAGCCGGAATTGTTCAGAGTATTGAAGTGTTGAGGACTTTCAAAAAAATGGGAATTCCGAATAACCATACCATTCGTGTTGTTTGTTTTGCCAATGAAGAAAATGGCTTAAAAGGAGGCATCCAATATGGGAAAACAGCGAAAGATAATAATGAAAAACACCTTTTCGCGATAGAATCTGATGCAGGAGGTTTCGCTCCGAGAGGAGTTTCCCTGGAAATGGACGATGAAAAAAGAAAGCAGATCAAATCATGGTCTAATTTGTTTTTTCCTTATGGGGTTTATCACTTTGAAGGTACCTATTCCGGTGCGGATATCAGTCCTCTTCATGCCATGGGTGTTCCTACGGCAGAGCTGGTTCCGGATTCTCAACGGTATTTCGACATCCATCACACAGTGGAAGATACTTTCGACAAGGTCAACCGAAGAGAATTGCTGCTGGGCGCCGTTGCCATGACGCAGCTTATTTATATGATTGATAAGAATTGGTAA
- a CDS encoding NUDIX domain-containing protein: MIDKINIRVYACAVKDKKVLTLFEEYAGEPLMKFPGGGLEYGEGLIECLHREFDEELNVKIEVVEHLYTQENFLVSRFRENEQLLTIYYIVNIVNEEDFLILDPCIEKTEWMDIDTPHNPFPLPIDKIVFDKLKEKFL; the protein is encoded by the coding sequence ATGATAGACAAGATAAACATTAGAGTTTATGCCTGTGCTGTAAAGGATAAAAAAGTCCTTACATTATTTGAAGAATATGCCGGTGAACCTTTAATGAAATTTCCGGGTGGCGGACTGGAATATGGGGAAGGATTAATAGAATGCTTACATCGCGAATTCGATGAAGAACTGAATGTGAAAATAGAAGTAGTAGAACATCTTTATACGCAGGAAAATTTTCTGGTATCGCGTTTCAGAGAAAACGAACAACTTCTTACCATATATTATATAGTAAATATTGTAAACGAAGAAGATTTCCTGATCCTCGACCCTTGCATCGAAAAAACCGAATGGATGGACATCGATACCCCCCACAATCCGTTTCCTCTCCCGATAGACAAAATTGTTTTTGATAAATTAAAAGAAAAATTCCTGTAA